TTACCTGCTGGAATTCCAATCCGGGATCTTTGGGGCACCAGCGTGGGGCTTTGCCACGTTGACGCGGTCGATGTGCTTTGGCCGCGGCGAGGGCCTGCCGGGCCGTGCCTGGGAGCAAGGGCTGCCGATCCTGCTCAACCAGCTGCAGGGCGGCTTTTTTCGCCGCAGCGCCGCCGCCACCTCGCTCGGATGGACCTGCGCGGTGGCGGTACCGTTCTTCGCGGACGGCAACATCCAGTCGGTGCTGGTGTTTTTCTGCGGCACATCGCCCACGCAGGCGGGGACGCTGGAGCTGTGGCAGGCGCAGCCTGGTTTGGACGCCAGCCTGACCCTGGTGGATGGAGCCTTCGGGCCGGACGCACAGGCCCTGGAGGCCTTTACCCGGGGCGTGACCCTGGCCCCCGGCGCGGGGCTGCCAGGTGCGGCGCACCACAGCGGCACGGCCAAATTCATCGATGACCTGGGTGCCGCACAAGACGGCTTTGTGCGTGCCGCGCTGGCCGCCGACCAGGGCCTGGTGCGGGGCCTGGCGATTTCCTGCGGGCAGCACCACGGCGTGGACTATGTGCTGGCGTTCCTGGCGAGCCAGCGCTTGCCTTTGGCCCAGCGCGTGGAGCGCTGGGCGCTGGACGCCACCGGCAGCCGCCTGCAACGGCTCTTTGCCTTCAGCGAGCTCAACGGCGGCTATGCGCCGGTCATCGCCACCATGCCGGTGCCCACCAGCGTGTCGGCTGGTGCCATCGCCAAGGCCTGGCTGGGCGGGTTGCCGTCTATCAATGACCACCCCATCAGCGAACCCGGCCCGCCCTCCGCGGCCGCCAGCGGCCTGGGCGCGACCGGTCTGCTGGCCGTGCCGTTCCGGCGGGATGGCCAGGTGGTCGAGGTGCTGGTGCTGTACCTCTGAGCCTGGATCCGACCGGTCTAGCCCAGATGCGCCAGGCTGGTTTCATACAAGGTGGCCATCAGATCGGTCTGCGTGACCATGCCGACCAGCCGCCGCTCGGCATCGACCACGGGCACATGGTGCATGCCCGCATCGACCATCCAGGGCACCAGCTCGACCAGCGGGGTGGTTTCAAAGGCCGTTTTGACCGGCGATGCCATGATCTGGCCCACCACCTCGGGTTTGCGGGAATGGCTGAACGGCGTGCGTTGCAGCAAAGCGCGCAGGCGCGTGCCCAGGGTGCCCAGTGCAGGGTGGCCGTCTGCTTCCAATTGGCTCAAAAAGTGGGAGCGGGTGACGATGCCGATCACCCGCCGGGCCCGGTCGATGACCGGCAAGGCCTGCACGCGGTGGGTGTGCATCAGGTGCCAGGCCTCGTCAAGTTCGGTGGCAAATTCCACCGCCCGCACGTCGCGGGACATCGCATCGCCGCACAGCGTGGCACCAAAGCGGCGGCGAAAGGCCTGGGTTTCGGTGCGGTGGAACAGCAGTTCCAGGTCGTCGAAGCTGATGTCCAGCACCTGGTTGTAGTCTTTCAGCACCGCCTGCAGGTCTGCGGTGGTAAAGCCCAGCCGGGTGGTGGGTGGCGTGTCCTGGGTCTGGTGCGGATGGGGTATTTCGGCGCGCTGGGCGTGCGGGTAGCGGCGGCCGGTGGCGTTGTTGTAGAGCAGCGCGGCCAGCAGCAGCACGGCGGTATTCAAGGCCACCGGTGCGGCGATGAACCCGTAACCCGCTGCGTGGATCTGCGGTCCCCCGAGCACGGCGGTCAGGGCGATCGCGCCGCTGGGTGGGTGCAGGCAACGCAGCCAGAACATGGCCCCGATGGAGAAGAAGATGGCCGCGGCAGCCGCGGGTACCGGTGCGGGCAGCAGCTTGGCGCAGCTCACGCCAATGCAGGCTGCCACCAGGTTGCCGCCCACGATCGACCAGGGTTGGGCCAGCGGGCTGGCGGGCTGCGCGAACAGCAGCACGGCCGATGCGCCCATGGGGGCAATCAACCACACGGTCGCCAACGTTAGCCCCATCGCTTGCGCACTGAGCCAGCCTGTCAGCGCAATGCCTAGCAAGGCCCCCAGGCAGGCGCGCAGCCGTTCCACGCGGTTGACCGAGGTGCTTGGCGGGTACAGGTTCAACAGCCACAAAGGAGGGGACAGCTTCATGCGGTGGGCGGCACACAAAGACCGCAATTACATCACACTGTGATGTAATAAACGGATTTTTCTGCCATGTCGAACCGTCCCACCCCCCTTGCCAAAGCCGACTATGAAGCCCTGTCGGAGTTCCGTTACCAGCTGCGCCGGTTCCTGCGCTTCAGCGAAGACGCCGCGCAGGCCGAAGGCCTGACCCCGCTGCAGTACCAGCTGTTGCTGCACATCAAGGGCTATCCGGGGCGGGAATGGGCCACGGTGGGTGAGCTGGCGCAGCGGCTGCAGACGCAGCAGCACGGCGTGGTGGCGCTGGTGTCGCGCTGCGAAGCCGCCGGGCTGGTGGAGCGCACCGCTAGTGCGGCAGACCGCCGCCAGGTAGAGGTGCGCCTGACCCCGGCGGGTGACACCTGCCTGCAGCGCCTGGCGCAGTTGCACCACACCGAGCTGCGCTCGCTCACCGGCGGCTTCCAGGTGGCGAATATCTCGGCCTTCAACGACCGGGCAAGCTCTTAGTCCGCCAGCAGCTGCCGCAGCACAAACGGCAGGATGCCGCCGTGCTGGTAGTAGTCCACCTCGATCGGCGTGTCGATGCGCAGGCGCACCGTGACCTCTTGCTGGGTGCCATTGGCGCGGTGGATGACCAGGGCCACGTCCATCTGCGGCTGCAGGGCGGCGCGGACCACCACGTCAATGGTTTCATCGCCGCGCAGGCCCAGGCTCTGCCAGCTGTCGGTGCCCAAGAACTGCAACGGCAGCACGCCCATGCCCACCAGGTTGGCCCGGTGGATGCGCTCAAAGCTGCGCGCCACCACCGCCTTGATGCCCAGCAGCTGGGTGCCCTTGGCGGCCCAGTCGCGCGACGAGCCGGTGCCGTATTCCTCGCCGCCAAACACCACCGTGGGCACCCCGGCGGCCAGGTACTTTTGGGCTGCGTCATAGATGGGCATCTTCTCGGGCGCGCCCTGGGCGGGGTGGTACAGGGTGAGGCCGCCTTCTTCTTGCGAGCCGGTGGCATCGGGCGGCAGCATCAGGTTCTTGATGCGCACATTGGCGAAGGTGCCGCGCACCATCACGTCGTGGTTGCCCCGGCGCGAGCCGTAGCTGTTGAAGTCGGCGCGGGGCACGCCGTGGGCCAGCAGCCACTGCCCGGCGGGGGAGGCCTCGGCGATGGA
This sequence is a window from Rhodoferax sp. WC2427. Protein-coding genes within it:
- a CDS encoding GAF domain-containing protein, which codes for MSSASTFIQAVELWAPSADGYLLEFQSGIFGAPAWGFATLTRSMCFGRGEGLPGRAWEQGLPILLNQLQGGFFRRSAAATSLGWTCAVAVPFFADGNIQSVLVFFCGTSPTQAGTLELWQAQPGLDASLTLVDGAFGPDAQALEAFTRGVTLAPGAGLPGAAHHSGTAKFIDDLGAAQDGFVRAALAADQGLVRGLAISCGQHHGVDYVLAFLASQRLPLAQRVERWALDATGSRLQRLFAFSELNGGYAPVIATMPVPTSVSAGAIAKAWLGGLPSINDHPISEPGPPSAAASGLGATGLLAVPFRRDGQVVEVLVLYL
- a CDS encoding HPP family protein, which encodes MKLSPPLWLLNLYPPSTSVNRVERLRACLGALLGIALTGWLSAQAMGLTLATVWLIAPMGASAVLLFAQPASPLAQPWSIVGGNLVAACIGVSCAKLLPAPVPAAAAAIFFSIGAMFWLRCLHPPSGAIALTAVLGGPQIHAAGYGFIAAPVALNTAVLLLAALLYNNATGRRYPHAQRAEIPHPHQTQDTPPTTRLGFTTADLQAVLKDYNQVLDISFDDLELLFHRTETQAFRRRFGATLCGDAMSRDVRAVEFATELDEAWHLMHTHRVQALPVIDRARRVIGIVTRSHFLSQLEADGHPALGTLGTRLRALLQRTPFSHSRKPEVVGQIMASPVKTAFETTPLVELVPWMVDAGMHHVPVVDAERRLVGMVTQTDLMATLYETSLAHLG
- a CDS encoding MarR family winged helix-turn-helix transcriptional regulator, whose product is MSNRPTPLAKADYEALSEFRYQLRRFLRFSEDAAQAEGLTPLQYQLLLHIKGYPGREWATVGELAQRLQTQQHGVVALVSRCEAAGLVERTASAADRRQVEVRLTPAGDTCLQRLAQLHHTELRSLTGGFQVANISAFNDRASS